The Engystomops pustulosus chromosome 3, aEngPut4.maternal, whole genome shotgun sequence region taactgAAAGGCACAGCTCAGGAaaggtgacaggttttctttaacgcATTTAGGATTTGATGTAATTGTCAGTACAGAGAGAATGCAGCGGTCATGCTTTAGAGATTACATTTTAATCTTCACCACACTAATTAAGATTTTTTTGGGGTTGCCCAAGTCATTTCACTTGAATTGACATGCACTCTTATGGAGAGCAACTTTAACTCCATTTTTAAGACTTAAAAAGTTTATCCCGAGgtttaaaaacatggctgctttcttcccaaAACAGCTCCTCCTGactatgggtagtgtgtggtatacTAAagccaagctctctcttcctcagaatgcCCTCAtcgctgtaattgatggtcctatatgcaaagacatcactaaccagatctcctgaagtccaatgcacaatttcaatcacagaagaggaggggtTCAGAGATCCCCCAGCTTGACTTGACCTTGACTTGAGTGTTGAGCTGTATGAAATACAGACTGTTCCCAAAATGCTCTTGTATGTTGCATTTTTCAATTTGTCTGTTTTAGAAATATTCCCCTTACAGTATGTCCAGATAACTTTATGACAACAGACATTCTGAGGAGCAGGTACAGAAATTTACTACAATATAAAAAAACACTTGGCACTCCATTTGATGATGCAAAGACACAGAATTTTAATGGGTTACAAAGTATGACAATCCAAATTCATGTAACGTTTCAGTCTTTACTCTAGACCTTCTTCCGACATGGATTTCTGGGTgtggaagaggatgatgatgagcCTCTATTGcctcatcatcatcctcttccacACCTTGCAATCTGTGTCAGAAGAAGGTCTATAGTAAAGACCAAAACGTTACATGAATTTGGATTGTCATACTTTGTACACCAGTAAAATTCAGTGTTTTTGCATCATCAAACGGAGTGCcaagtgttttattattattatacatagcgGACTGGTATCCAACTTGAGCACCCTCTTGCACACCCAGTGGAGTGACATGCAGTCCTTtactacagaaatgtactacTACTTCTTTGTATGGAAAAGACAAGtttatttgtaaaaacaaaagcttcaataaaaaaaaagatttgtaaaataaaagtaGAGAATATCATATCTTCATCTGTCTGCAAACAGGGATACAGTGGAAATAAGAGTAACTTCTGGTCACAAATATTACATGAATAGAATACAGAATAATGTTCATTTTAACAGCCACATAAATGTACCTCATAAAGGGCATAAAGAGTACAGTTTTCAGGATAGACACACACATTCTGGAAAAGTGTTAATGTTAGTAATATTCACAGCTGTCCGCTATGCAAGAATTTTGAGAAACATGAAGAGACACTAGGATAGGAGACATCGAAGAGGTTCCCCAGGAAAGACCATGAATAGCCTATTCGCAGGGCTGTCACATATCAACATGGTGGACTACAATTAGCCCAGTGTAAACTTGGACTAAATTGCAAATTTGTGCAGGAGGTGTTGGCCCTCACAGATTAGGCACATGGGACAAATTTATTAAAGGTTTTGTAtccgtttttttttgttgggCAATTCCAGGTTTTTTTCCATTGCCCCTGCAATGTTTTCTGAAACTgataatttttttgttgttgctcaATTTGGGCACAGCTTTTGAATCCCAAAacttttcctgcacttttagtttcccaacacttttttgggCACGTAATCAGGCCAACAAAAAGTCTACCAACCTCTAAACCTCTTCAAGAATGTGTCACTTCTGCCACACATTTGTTCTTCTTACAGTACACCCCAATATAAAGTTGCAGTTCACAAAACACTAAAGTCAGGTACCAAAATTACCAAAAAACAGACATTACGCCACATTTATAAATTCCCCTCACAGTTTATGAGAAATGGTTCAATAAAAATTAATTCCTTCTAATTTCACGTACAGTGTCAGCCATCTTTGTATTGTGCTTACAGAGATAGCACCCATATGAGTCTAGAGAATGAATAAGAATTATAATGAATCTTTTCCCACAAAACTATTTATATCATTCTGCTTAGATTTTCCTAACATGTCTCCCACATGGACTGCAGAAACCAGAGTGAACTTAGTCTTTGTCATACATGGAAAGCTTCCAAAGGTTCCTAAACTGGAATTTGTATGTATTCTAGTAGTCTTCAAATGTAGTTGGATGACCATAACCCTGTTACAAGTCCCAAAAAATCTTATGATTATTTTAATTTCAAGTAGGTACCATATGTCAAATATAATCTATGGCAATTGAATGAATTGTCCTTATTCAGAAGACACATGGACACATGGAGAGAAAAGAGAGTCATCAGATTACAGCAGGTAAGGAAATTAATATCCTAAAAAATGTATTTCTATCACAGATTATTATCAAGCCACTTTAAGTATTTGTCCACTATATGATCTGCTATAGAAAAATTGAATGGCCAGTTGGTCATCAGAAGTATACCATGGAATGTGTCATAGTGTTCATGTACTACCTTTACCCCAGCGTTTCTAAGCCTTGACACATACATAACACCGTCATCTCTAAGTACATCATACATGCATGTGATCACATATGTCAATGGCAGGCCAACTAACTTTTCATCTTCTGCCAGCAGAGGAGATGCTCTCACATCCAGAAGCCCTGGgtattttttcaaaaacatggTATTCTGGCTGTCAGGTAAAGAGTGGACGTGATTCTTCTTGAGATCTTCAGGCAATAAGCTACTCCAGTTTACATTTTTGAATAAATGAGCATCTTGAGAAGGTATATGTTTGTTGGACATCATTGCTTCAAACAGTGAGCGGTCTGTGGTGAAATACTCACTCCAAAATCGGACCATTAGTGTCCTGGACAGTAGAGGCATGAAGGCATTGTCTTGATAAGATGGAGTACTGAGATCAAGAGCTTGGAGAACTGGATATATTAGCATTTCAATCTTGAATTTCACCTTGACTTCTGGGTCatgaagcagctgtgaaaatcaaATGCATTTTAACAAACAAATTAAAAGCTAAATAGGAGTCAGCAACTATTTCATGACATGTGGAGTCAACATGTTTATATTTGCTTAGAACATTGCGATACTTCTCACAGCTTTAGATTTCATTGAAACGTTACAAGAGCATGGACTAGGCGCAAAGCAAAACAAAAGGCAATTGTGCTCCTATTCCGAATGTTTCCAATGTTTTTGCAAACAttgtttgataactttttattcaggaatgacaaatatgaaaaaatattttcttgAAATTGTAGCAGAATGCATTGTGACAATATACTTGTACCAGAATGAAGAAGCAAACTATGAGCAGCTTCCCGTGGGAAGTAGGCTAGAAGACAAAGGTGTTACATGGTGTATTCCCCTAATAGAAGTCCATTTCAAGATTATTGTAAAGCCAATCACAAGTAATCTTCCATATTATGCATTTTAATCAGCTCCAGCTTCATCTGGCAGTCCCAAGGAAGCCCAATCCCTTACCGCCACTCAATATCTTCTTCAATTATTGTACAATTGTTCccaaaaattacaataaatcaTACCGCCAAACAGTCACAGTCCTCTCACAATCAGGTCTTTGAACAGATGTCCACTATAAATTATGCTTTTATATCATAagtttaatataataaaaattcaataaaatatgtaaaatattgcagggaaaacagaagaggagccacaccgAGCATCGGGgctgccagagggtgagtatataagtttattatttttattgagtcTTTTTTTATTGGggcttttttttgcaggatgagatgtattTTTCAGTGATACTGTTTTGGGGTGGCTATTCCCTATTGCTGAAAATTGATTAGTTTTTTGAGGAGGAGgttttgtagaaaaaaacatcaattctgtcattgattttttctttttctttttttggtgttcaccctaTACCCTAAGTAACATTTtctatttattctatgggtcagtttaCAATTACGGCAATACCAAATTTCATTTGTGTAAGTTTTATTAATGTTGTAGAATAAAAcctacagtgggggggggggggaatctataCCCCAGTTTCCAAGTGGCTTAACTTCTAATTTAGAGTaggttgatagcttgttttttgtgaTTTATGTATTTGTGCCTTTTATGTAttgatatgttttttgatcagtttttattgcattttatgtggaaCGAGCTAGGTAAAAATGGGTGTGGGTTTAAAGggaatctccacctccttgactttatacaaccgacttgcatttcacttcaaagttgattttctggatgatgccaccacactggaccatataAGAAACATTCTGGAAggtattcagctgcttgacaacatattggtagtggtttattagatccaTTTCTGttcacaagttccctttaataacaaTTTAGTTTTATTTTACAGTTCCTTACAAACATGGcaatactatatatgtggagtttggtgattttcacttttttatgttatatgtagattttttatcttttttaattatcccactatgggacataaacaagcaatcatttaGTTTCTTGTTCATtaaaataccctgcaatactgaggtATTCCAGGGTATTAGAGTTGTCAGCCTAAGCTGATGCATAGGCCTACACACTGCCTGTAGGGTCCTGTCACAGGCAGGACTTTACAGGCATATACTATGGACATCCCTGGGTTGCCATAGCAAAGATCGGTACCCCCTGAGAACTCTTCGGGAGCAGGGAATCTCCTTGCAGGCATGTAAATGCCACGGTCTCGTTGACTGTGGGAGGTACgcagggatgtcagcggtagattaacaATGTGCAAGGCATCAGCTCCATGtcatactattactgcatagaGCACTAACTTATAGTGCTTCAttcagtaatagtacgtcaagagGTTAACTAACTAAGAGTTTAAGGCCCTTTTCACAGAGCCACAACATAAGCTATTGCACATGGTAACGTTGTAGGGAGCACATTttgtctcaccacactgtgaccaagCTGGTCCACTTGTTTTTcattggagagaggaggggtgaggagtttTAGCTTCTCCACTCAACCCTGCGCTTGCCCAGCACATCTGAATAAGGCCTAGGCTGTAGGCATCCTTACAATAAAGACCTGTAATATGGTGTATGAGTATAACAAtgggaatataaaataaaatacatctaCAATCCTACCATTTGGGCCACAGCAGCAGCTAAATTTCCTCCAGCGCTGTCTCCAGATACAGCTATCCGTTTCGGATCTACAGAATACTTTTCTAGAACTTTTTCTTGCATAAAAAATTTTACAACTTTGTACACATCATCATACTGGATTGGAAAATGAAATTTTGGTGCAAGCCGGTAGCtgcatagaaataaaaaaaattatattatattcaAGAAATAAAAAGCATTTCAAAAACAGCAAGAAAAATCAAGAGATCTATAGAATAATGCAACTGTTGGTGTCATCAGTAAATGTTCCAGTGATATACAATAAATGACAATGATGCCACATGTAATTTATATTCATTATCTATAGTTATACTTTAATTTACTGCCACTGTGTGTTGATATGGATTTTTTTCAATGGGATTATCTAGTTCAATTTAAAATGTATTGTAGTAATCCTCAATAAACAGCTAGATTCTGATATTAATCATAATTATTCTGCAATCAAAAGCCAAAGTGGAACATGTAATAGTCTGAAGGTTCCTGGGTGGTTAAAAATGACTTCCTCTTTGCAGCAAATCACAGAATCAGAGGCAACACTGGTCACTGACAAAAAAGGCTCTTACACACTGGCCTTGTTTTTCTCATCTGTGATTTCCCTGTATACTGTACTTAAGGCCTCATGCAGAGGGCCCTGTGTTCACCCAAGtgttcctcacccctcccctctccatagaaagtcaAGTGGCTACCACCATATTACCGCAAAACATAGGACAAAACAAGTCCCACCTGTAGGCcacactgtgtgctcaccgcactaCGACCGCACTAGACCCCTATGGGGGCTGTGCTCTGGTCCTAaattttgcagccagatcacagCCTTCATAACGGTGGTGTGCATGAGCACTAACTGCAGCAGTTGACACATTTTTGCATATACATATTGCATCTCATCCCTATTCCCCTTCTTTAATCAATCCTTGTCTGAGGAAGGCTCCTGCAACCAAAATGTTACACCCACTACACAAGTTTGGGTTGCATTACTTGTATGATAGATTTTCACATGCAACTATAAAAGTGATGCACAAGGACCTCTTATAGATAATCAAAGTAGTGATTTCCTATTTGTACATCCAAAAACTTATCTGATATGATGTGTACTACTtgcaaaattaaaataaattcggTATCCTAGCTTCAAAGCCATACAAGATTACTGCAAACTCAACTTCCAGAACTGAATAATAGCTACTCTTCATCTATAGAGAAGTAGAGTATTTGTTTTCTCAGTGATCACTCTGACCAATTTAATACCCAAAAGTGTCCAATTTGTAAAGGCA contains the following coding sequences:
- the LOC140122288 gene encoding arylacetamide deacetylase-like, which produces MASKSLCFVLLSALVAYYIYKPLPDNIEEKWKTMMLDATFRSLGHLATLAEMFGIKHYMDVMMLLTYAEHTEPASDSNVIITDTSFSDVPVRLYIPKGQSSTLRRAIMFIHGGGWCLGSATMKPYDQLSKQSSHKLNAVVVSINYRLAPKFHFPIQYDDVYKVVKFFMQEKVLEKYSVDPKRIAVSGDSAGGNLAAAVAQMLLHDPEVKVKFKIEMLIYPVLQALDLSTPSYQDNAFMPLLSRTLMVRFWSEYFTTDRSLFEAMMSNKHIPSQDAHLFKNVNWSSLLPEDLKKNHVHSLPDSQNTMFLKKYPGLLDVRASPLLAEDEKLVGLPLTYVITCMYDVLRDDGVMYVSRLRNAGVKVVHEHYDTFHGILLMTNWPFNFSIADHIVDKYLKWLDNNL